The genomic segment GGCCGTCTGCCTGTTTCCGCCGGAGGAGGGACAACTGAGCGGGGAAGGACTCGAAGCGACCGGGCTTGCGACGATGCGCCTGTCCGCGGGCGCGGCCGTGTACAGGTCCGGCCGGTACGGCATCCGCATCGAGGGCGGCGCGGACGAGCATGACGAGATCGCGATGCGCAACGATCCGCCTGACGCGCGCACGCGTGCCGTGATGGTTAACTGGAGCACGCCGACCGACGCGACGCTGCGGATTCGCGGCATTGCATTCGACGAGCCGGGCGGCAAGGAAGAATAGCGGACGGTGTGAATGAACGCGGTTTGGCATGACAAGAAGGGGGCGCTTTTCATGAATATCGGCATTATCGGCATTGGCGTAATCGGCTTAAGGCATATCGGCAATCTGGTCAAAAGGGACGACGTCCGCATTGCCGCCGTCTGCGGTACGGACGCCGACAAGACGGCCAGGATCGCGGGAGAATACGGAGCCGAGCCCTTTACGGATTACCGGCTGCTGTTCGAGCGCACGCCGCTGGACGCGGTGTTCGTCTGCACGCCGCCGGGCGTGCGCAAGGGCCCGATCCACGAGGCAGCGCAGCGGGGCATCGCCTGCTTCGTCGAGAAGCCGCCCGCGCGGTCGGTAAGCGAGGCGGAGGAGATCGCGGCGATCGTCCGCGAGAGCGGCATCGTATGCGCGGTCGGCTTCATGTACCGCTACGCGGGCGCCGTGGCTGCGGCCAGAGAGCTGATCGCGCGCAGCGGCGCTCCGGTCCCGATCGTGCGCAGCGTGCATGCCTGCGCCGCCGGCCTGCCCGAAGCGCCGACCCCGCGCTGGCTGCTCGACAAGGCCAAGTCAGGCGGACCGATGTTCGACCAGGCGATTCACCTGATCGACGCGGCCAGGTATATCGCGGGCGCGCAAGGCGGCGAGGTCGAGGCGATCCACGCCTTCGGCGCCAACGTACAGCGGCCCAAGAGCGCGGACTATACGGTCGAGGACAACTTCGTCGTCAATCTGGCTTACGCGCATGGCACGGTCCAGACGCATACGCACTCGTGGGGCGTGGAGCGGCCGCGGGTCGAGATCGAGCTGCTGGGCCGGGATTACCGGCTCACGGTCGATCTATCCCGCCTGGGCAGCCGGCTGTACGGGGACTTCCGCGGCGAGGAGGTGTCCGCGCATTTTCCGGAGGAGAACATGTACGTGGACGAGGCGGCAGCTTTTCTCGAAGCGGCGCGTTCCGGCGACCCGTCGGGGATCCGCTCCTCATACGCGGATGCGGCCAGATCGCTTGAACTGGTCGTG from the Cohnella hashimotonis genome contains:
- a CDS encoding Gfo/Idh/MocA family protein, yielding MNIGIIGIGVIGLRHIGNLVKRDDVRIAAVCGTDADKTARIAGEYGAEPFTDYRLLFERTPLDAVFVCTPPGVRKGPIHEAAQRGIACFVEKPPARSVSEAEEIAAIVRESGIVCAVGFMYRYAGAVAAARELIARSGAPVPIVRSVHACAAGLPEAPTPRWLLDKAKSGGPMFDQAIHLIDAARYIAGAQGGEVEAIHAFGANVQRPKSADYTVEDNFVVNLAYAHGTVQTHTHSWGVERPRVEIELLGRDYRLTVDLSRLGSRLYGDFRGEEVSAHFPEENMYVDEAAAFLEAARSGDPSGIRSSYADAARSLELVVRANESADEGRAIRL